AAATAGAGTGTATCATAAACAATTTTCAGCCACTGAGGCTAGATATATTTGGGTAGAATTTAATTTTGAAAATCTGCAAGAAGATGACTTTTATTGTGAACTAACTTTTAATATATACAACGAAACTCGCCAATTAAAAGGGCAGACCATAGAAATAAAAAAGGTAGAACAAGATGAAGATTTTGTAGAAATAATTTCGGGTTATGGCTCTGATGTAAAAGGTTCGTGGATTCGTGGACATTATACATTAGAAGTTATCTTTATGGACAGACTTATTGCAATTGTTCCATTTGAGGTGGGCAAAAAATTTGTAATTGGAAATACGGTTATCTATCCTCCCTCGTCGTTTTTGACAGGAAGAGCCTATTCGAATCCTGCAAAAGAAAATGAGGAGGATGAAGAAGAAACCTATGAACAAGTAGTAGAAAGATTAAATAATTTAATTGGACTCAAAGACCTCAAAAAAAGAATTCATGATTATACTTCTTATCTTCAATTTACTCAAATACGTCAAGATAAAGGACTTAAAGAAGATAAAAATCTAAATTTACATTTAGTTTTTAAAGGAAATCCAGGAACTGGAAAAACTACAATAGCTCAAATGATGGGAAAAATTTATCATCATTTAGGATTGCTTTCAACAGGAGAATTACACGAAGTAGGAAGAGCTGAACTTATTGGGCAATATATTGGACAAACTGCTCCAAAAGTAAAAGATATTATTGATAGAGCTAGAGGAGGAGTTTTATTTATTGATGAAGCCTATTCGTTAGTTCGCTCAGGAGAAGATAGCAAAGATTACGGACAAGAAGTAATTGAAATTTTGGTAAAAGAAATTTCGGACGGAAAAGGTGATATTGCTATTGTTTTGGCAGGGTATACACAACCTATGGAAACACTTTTAGAATCAAACCCAGGATTGAAATCTCGTTTCCCTGTTCAGTTTGAATTTCCAGATTATACTCCTCATGAACTTTTAGAAATTGCACAACTGACAGAAAAAGAAAGTGATTTGCAGTTTACACCCGAAGCTCTTCATATTTTGAGTAAAAAAATTACAGAAGAATATCGCAAAAGAGATACTACTTTTGGAAATGCTCGTTTTGTCAAAACTACAATTAGAGAAGCAAAAATGAATTTGGGAGTCAGGATTATGAAAATCGAAAATCCTAAAGAACTTTCAAAAACCGAACTTTCAACCGTTCATGTGGCTGATGTAGCGCATCTTACAGCAGGAAAAACAGTTACTCCTCTTTTGCTTTCTATTGATGAGGAAGAATTGCAGCGTTCGATGGCAGAACTTCATGCTTTAGTTGGACTTTCAGAAGTCAAAAAACGTATCAACGAACTTATTGCTTTGGTTCGTTTTTATCAACAAACAGGACGCAATGTATTGAATCAGTTTTCACTGCACATGCTTTTCAAAGGAAATCCAGGGACTGGAAAAACTACCGTAGCTCGTATTTTAGCTACAATTTATAGAGCTTTAGGAATCTTGGAGCGTGGACATTTGGTAGAATGCGACCGTCAGAGTCTTGTTGCTGGTTTTGTAGGACAAACAGCTATTAAAACACAAGAAAAAATCAATAGTGCCATTGGTGGAATTTTGTTTATTGATGAGGCGTATTCTCTTACTTCAGATTCAAAAACTCAAAATGATTTTGGAAAAGAAGCCTTAGAAACCATTTTGAAACAAATGGAGGACAAACGAGGCGAATTTATTGTCATTGCAGCAGGTTATACTCAAAATATGGAGCAGTTTGTAGAAATGAACCCTGGTTTGAAATCTCGTTTTGATAGAACCATTATTTTTAAAGATTTAACAACAGAAGAACTTTTAGAAGTAGCAGAGGGATATTTTGAGAAAGAAAAATTGACTTTGACAGCAGAAACAAAAGAATATCTACAAAATCAAGTGACAGTTCTTCATGCACAGAGAGATAAATATTTTGGAAATGCACGTACTATCCGAACTATTGCTGGGGAAGCTGTCAGACAACAACATTTGCGTATGGCATCGCTTCCTGAAGCTGAAAGAACTGAACAGATAATGCAAACTTTAGAAAAAATTGATTTAGAAAAAGTTAATTTCAATTATGAAGAATTGACAGGAAAACGTAGAATGGGCTTCAAAATGTAATCCTGTCATGATTGATTATGAAGATGATATGTTGGAGTAAAATGTATACCAAAATAAAAGGTATTTCACCCTTTTATATTTACGGATATAGTTTACGAAAAATAAAGTTTTTGGTGCATTTTTCTTACGCTAAAGCGTAAACTACAGGTAAAAGCAATTACTAAAAAGTATTTATTTTGGTATTACCTATCCAAAATTTTATCATCTAATTCTGTTATTTCTTTATTCTTGCTTTTAAAAGTAACATTCAAAATTACTCCCAACAACATAAGACCAATTCCGATAGCAACATAGATATTAAAGACCTCGTGAAAAAATAAAAATCCAAAACCAAGTGCATACACTATGCCTGTATAGCTCACACTTGCAACTTTTGCAGCTTCTTCAACTTGATAGGCTTTTGTCATATATAATTGTGCAATTTGTGTCAAAATTCCTATCAAAAGTAAATATAACCAATCTATTCCCACAGGCATTGTCCATTCATAAAAAATACAATACAAACTAGCGATAGGCAGCGTTACAAGTGGAAAATAAAGAATTACCATAAGAGGATGTTCCGAAGTTTTGAGTTTTCTGATGCAATTATATGCACAACCAGCAAGAAAAGCTGCTGCAATTGCCATCACAAAATAAATTGTATCGACACGCTCATCAAAACCTTTTACCATCGTTACACCAATAAAAGAAATCAAGAAAAATAACCATTGAAGAGGCACTAAACGCTCTCCCAAAATAAGCCACGCAATAATTGCCGTAAAAATTGGAGATAAATAATGTAACGTAATTGCAGAAGCAAGAGGAATATTTTGAATCGTGGTAAAGAATAGAAAAAGAGCCATTCCACCAAAAAGACCTCGCAAAAAAAGAATTTTTTTATTTGTTCCTAATCCTTTTACTTTTTGCATTTTGAGTCCAATTACACAAATTACAAAGGAAACAGAAGAACGAAAAAGTATAATTTCCATTGCAGGAATATGAGGCAACATTTTGACTATCAAATTCATGATAGCAAAACAAAAAATAGCAAAAAGCATATATAAGATACCTTTTGAAATGCCAATTTTTGCAAATAAATCATCAATTTTTGAAGTAGAAACGGAAGAGGAAGGAGTAGAATTTTCCAAAGAATATATTTTTTGTAGATTTTCTGTATAAATTATCCACAAAGGTAAGCAAGCCCAAACGAAGTAAAACAAAAGCTAAACTATAAATAACTAAAATTAAGGTTAGCGAATTCCGAGAAAATCTTCGTGAACATTAAAAATCAAAGAAAATTGATGATTTGAGATAAATGGAAATACTCGTTCTTTATTCTGACGAGTAGAAAAATTATAGCCATAATACAACAGCACATCTCCAAAAACCCCCAAACCTATTTTTGGCGTAATAACAAAAGCATTTTTGGAAAAATCCGTTTGATATTTTGCTTCTAGTGCTAGAGCTAGTAACATAGCATTTACTTCTACTCCTGTTTTTATTCCATAGACATTTCTGGATTGACTCTCATTCAATTGAAAATTAGGAATAACTTCTAAAGCTGTATAATAGGAACGACTAAAATAACCTGTACAACCAAAGTTTCGCATCTGAAAAGCTACACCTGCTTCTGAATAAAAGTCTTTTTGTAATCCTGCACCAATACGAATAGAAATGTAATTTAAAGAAGAGTAATTTCTATTTACTACTCCATACGGTCTATGCCTCTGTAAACTATCTTCTTGTGCAAAAACAGAAGATATGGAAAAGAGCCAAGTAAACAAAAGAGCTATTACAATAAAAGTTTTTTGATGATTCATTTTTATAAAAATAAGGTTAGTTTAAAAAAAACGTTTTTGCTTTTTTAGGGCTAATCTACTGTAAGATAAGTATTTTTGCCGTTGTTGGGGTCCTCATCAACAACAATATTCACATATACCATACTCTACATTTACTGCTCATCGTACAGAGACTATAAAATCAAGCTAAAAGTTATTTCTTTACTTACCTTTGTTCTTTTAAAACTTATTGGAAAAAGACATAGTTACAATCTACACTACCGAAAAACATACCGTTCCACAACAACTAAATTCTCCTATTCGTCTTCAAGAATATGGAGTAGGTATTTTTGCACTCATCCCTACCAAGTCAGCTTTCAAAAAAGCTTTGAAAAAAAATTATATTACAGTCAATAGTAAACCTGCCACGACGGCTACTTTCATAACTGGTGGGGAAACTATTATTTTATCGCTTCCAAAAGAAGAAAAAATAAAAAGAGAATTTATTTTTCCTCTCAAGGTTTTGTTTGAAGATGAATATTTGGCAATCATTCATAAACCTGCTGGTATTTTGGTAAGTGGAAATAGCTTTAAAACGATTGCAAATGCGTTACCTCAAAACTTAAAAAAGAGTAATCTTGATGATGCGACCATTCCACAGCCTGTTCATCGCTTAGATTATGGAACAACAGGAGTTTTGCTTGTTGGAAAAACAGCTAGTAGTATTCGTGCTTTGAACAAACTTTTTGAAGATAAAGAAATTCAAAAAAACTACTATGCTGTTGCGATTGGAAAAATGAAAGAAAAGCAGGGAGTAATAAATACAGAAGTGGATGAAAAAGAATCAAAATCAAACTATCAGGTTATAGAATCTGTAGTTTCTCCAAGGTTTAAATTTCTGAATTTGGTAAAACTAGAACCCAAAACAGGAAGAAGACATCAACTCAGAATTCATCTTTCAAGTATAGGAAATCCAATTTTGGGAGACAAAGAATATGGAATTGAAAATCTAATTCTGAATGGAAAAGGAATTTATCTACATGCTTATTCCTTGGAATTTATCCATCCCTCTACAAAACAAAAGATTTATATAGAAGACAAATTGCCTCCAAAATTTCTAAAACTATTTACTTTATAGAGCATAGTTATTCTTAAAAAAAACTAAATTTCTATTGTGTTTCCATAAAAAGATAAAAGGAGTTGCTTTATTTTACTAATAATCTTTAAAACTTCATTGCTATTTTTTGGTGAGTTTCTGAATTATGTATCTTGCTATGATATATAACTTAAACTAGCCATACACACACATTTTATTTTATCCCTATTTCAAATTTATGAGACATTCTATCTACAAAATTGGAGCTGTTACACTTGGTCTGACTATCGGATTAGGTCTAACATCTTGCAATGAACCTAAGAAATCAACAGCTACCGAAGCAACTGAAGAAGTAGCAACAGATAAAAAACCAACTGATTATTTAGCTATTGATTTGGCTAACTTTGATACAACTGTTCGTCCTCAAGACGACTTTTTTATGTTTGTCAATGGAAACTGGCTGAAAAATAATCCTATTCCTGCTTCTGAAACTCGCTGGACAAGTTTTAGCGAAATATTGGAAAGAAATAGAGAAATTTTGAAGCGTGTTGCTGAAAATGCAGCAAACAATACTTCTGCTTCACCTACTTCTGCTGAAGGACATGTGGCAGCATTCTATAAAAGTGGAATGAACGAAGAAAAACGTGAAGAAATGGGTTTAAAGCCTATGGAAATATACTTAGAAGCAATCAACAAAGCAGCTACTTTAGAAGAGTTTTTGAAAGTTTCGGCAGACCAAAAGTCTGTTGCAGGTGGCTTGTTTAGTATGTATGTAACGGCTGATGAGAAAAATAGCTCTACAAATGCTCTTTATCTTAATCAAGGTGGAACTTCTCTTCCAAAATCATATTATGAAGTTGCAGACCTAAAAGAAAAACTCAATGCTTTTGAAAAGCATGTTGCTAATATGTTTGTTTTGATGGGAGAAAATGAAGAAACGGCAGCAAAAAAAGCGCAACATGTAGTTGCTATCGAAACAGCATTAGCTAAAGTTTCTCGTACACCAGCAGAGCGCAGAGATACAGAAAAGAATTATAATAAAATGACATTTGCAGAACTTCAAAAACTTTCTCCAAATGTAGATTGGAAAGCGCATTTGTCAGATGTTGGAGTTCAAAATATCGAAAGTGTAGAAAATGTTATTTTAGGCACACCTGAATTCTTTACAGGATTGAGTAAAATTTTGAAGAGTAATTCTTTAGATGCTCTTAAAGATTATCAAAAATATCAACTTGCAAGTAGCTTTTCCAATTTCTTAAATAGTGCTTTTGAGAAAGAAGCATTTGATTTTTACAACAAAACAATGCGTGGACAAAATGAAATGCAAGAGCGTTGGAAACTTGTTTTAAACGTAATCGATAGAAGTGTAGGTCATTCGTTAGGTCAGCTTTATGTAAAAGAAGCATTTAGTCCAAAAGCAAAAGAACGTGCTGAAATAATGATAAACGACGTTCGTGCAGGTTTTGAAGACCATATTAAAAGTTTAGAGTGGATGGGAGAAGACACAAAGAAACAAGCTCTTACAAAACTTTCTGCCATCACTACAAAAATTGGCTATCCTGACACATGGAAAACTTATGAAGGTCTTGAGCTTTCAGAAGACAATTATGCTCAAAACTTTATGAATGCAAGCAACTGGTGGCTAAAAGATAATTTAGCAAAAGTAGGTCAGCCTGTAGATAAAGAAGAATGGCACATGACACCTTCAACTGTAAATGCGTATTACAATCCAACAAGCAACGAAATTGTATTTCCTGCTGGAATCCTTCAACCTCCTTTCTTTAGTGAATACGCTGATGATGCTGTCAATTATGGTGGAATTGGTGCAGTTATCGGACACGAAATTTCTCATGGTTTTGACGACCAAGGAAGTCAGTACGATGCAGAAGGAAACATGAATAACTGGTGGACAGACACAGACAAAGAAAAATTCAAAGAGCGTACAACTTCACTCATCAATCAATACAGTGAATATACAGTTTTAGAGGACATTAATGTAAAAGGAGATGCTACTCTAGGTGAAAATATTGCTGATTTGGGGGGAATGGCTGTTGCTTATGATGCACTTCAAAAGGCGTGGGCAAGAGATGGAAAACCAGAAAATGAAAGTGGGTTTACACCAGAACAACGTTTCTTTATAAGTTGGGCGCAAATTTGGCGTGTAAACTTCACAGATGATGAACTTCGTAACCGAATTGAAACAGACTATCACTCTCCAGGAATGTTCCGTGCAAATGGACCTTTGAGTAATTTTGATCCATTCTTTACAGCTTTTGATGTAAAAGAAGGTGACAAAATGCGTAGAGAAAAACAAATCGTTATTTGGTAGAAAATTGTCACATTACTTTCTTAAAATAAGAAAACCGTTTTATTATTTTTTAGATAGTAAAACGGTTTTTTGATGCTTATTTTTTTAAAAATTTAGACAAAAAAATCCCTTCTTTATACAAAAAGGGATTTTTCATCTGTTTCTTTTAAAAGTATAACTGAGTAATTTAAAAATGAGCAGTTGCAAAAAATATTCATTATTAGCTAATGAGACAAACTACTGATTACTCTGTTTTAACTTTCTATTTTTGGTTCTGAAAAAATAAAGTTACTGTTAAAAATTTTTGCTTGTTGTGATTTCCTTCTAAAATCTAAACGTACAAATCAGTTACTTTGAGAACCTGTGTTACTTTTATACTTACTTACTTGACTTATATATTTCAATAGGCTTGCCAATGCCAAAAAACAGTTAGAAATAATTTCATTTTACTAAAAAACAGCTTTTATAGCTTATAAAGGCGTATTTTGTTTTCTGAAAAATAAACACAGAGAAAATATTTTTTCAAAATAGAAAGGTGGTTTTTTCAGAATAGAAAAAAATACAGATTTACCACCCAATTTGTTGTGCATATTTCTTTACTGTTTCCTGTGAAATTTCCTTTTCTTGTTTTATTCTTAAAAGAACTTTAGAATCTAATTGATGAAGGATATAATTTTCGATAATCTGTTCTGATTCTGGATTAGATTCTCCATTAAAAATAATTCCTTTCAACTTGATATTTCTGTTTTTGATGGCTTCTAAGCTCAAAATGGTATGATTGATACTTCCCAAATAAAGATTACACACCAAAATGAGAGGTAAACTTAATTTTTCTATTATATCAATTACATAATCAGCTTTTCCATTTTGTCCATAACTAATTGGAACAAATAATCCTCCTGCACCTTCAACAATAAGATTCTTATCCTGACTTTCTTTTGGTAATTCAAAATCTGAGAGATTAATGTTTATATTATCAATATTGGCAGCTGCATGAGGCGACATAGGAGCTGTAAGACAAAAACGTTCTTTCAAAAAAACACTCTCTGTATTCGAAACTAGATTTTTCACTTGGTCTGTATCTTTTGGTAAACCTGCCTGTATGGGTTTCCAATAATGAGCCTTTAGAGCTTCTACCAAAATTGCACTAACGAATGTTTTTCCACTATCTGTTCCGATGGCAGAAATAAAATATTGATGTTGCATAAAATTTCAAATAGGTTTTAATTTTTGTCTAATTGAATAAGATATTCTAAATATTCATGTCCTCTTTTCTCTGCAAAGAAATCCAAACTTAACATTAAAATTGCCTGAATCGCCAAACCCAATCCTAAACCTTTCAAAAGACTTGTTGTAAAAGTCTGAGTAGAAAAAGTGAAATAAAGGATAATTCCTAAAGTAGCCAATGCTATTTCTACATAACGATAAATAACAAAATTTTTCATTACCACTTCCATACGTGGAATTTCCTGTGTTTTGATACTAGAAGGTTCATTTTTGAAGATATTTTCTACTCGTATAATGTCTTTAGGAGAACGAAAAAAAACGGTTGTTCCAACAACTAACTGAATGAGAGCTACAAAAATAAGAGAAATTGCCATTCCATAAAAAAATGGTTTTTTTACTACAAATATAAAATAAATTGAAATGAGCGTAGCGATAATTCCTACGCCTGTAAAAAATAGACTTTCAAAACGCTCTGCATTAAAATATTCTTGAATAAAAGGATTCATTTTTTTAAAATTTAAGTAGTTAGAAGTTTAGTCATTTGTTGGTGTTTTGGTAACAACACCAACAAAGACAATAATATTAAATAACTTTGACTTGAAGAGAAGAAATTTTTTGAAGTGTTTTTGTTCCAAATGCTGTTACAGGAGTTTGAAATCCTACAGGTAAATCATTTTTTTCTTGCATAGTTTTGATGATAAATAATATAGCCTGAACAGTAAATAAATAAGCTTCTGAACCTATAATTTCAATGTTTGATGTTTTTCCTTGTTCATTTTTAGCTTCTGCAAAAACGATGGTTTTTCCATTTTTGAGTTCTTTTTCTGACGAACCTTCAGGAAGAAAGTTTATCAAATTATTCAAAATAAAATTGCGTAACCAAAGTAACTTTCCTTTCATCATGCTGACAATTGGTGCAGGAAAAGTAGAATACGTTTCGATATTTGGAATAGAAGTAGAAATTCCAGCCGTAAACAAATCTGCTCGCCAAGGATTATAAACAGCTTCGTATTTTTTGTTTTGAGATTCGAAAGTCATTGCTTTGAAAGCAGGTTTGGCTTTCTGAAGGCTTCCATTTTGTCGTATTACCCCTTCTTTGTTGATGTCTTTCAAAACTGTTTTGAGTGTTCCTCTTGAAACTCCTCCAATAGTAGTATAAGCAATTTTGAGATGAGTGGCATCTGGTAAATTTTCTTTAGCAAGATTAGCAGCCAAATCTGTCGGTACAACACCAAAACCTGCTCCTGAAAGCAACAAAATACCCGCTTCTTTAGCTTTTTGTGTATAACTATGTACAAGTTGAAATTCAGGAACTTCACCAGCAATATCCAAATAATGTGTTTTTGTTTCTAAACCTGCTTCTATCAAAGGACGAGCTGTAGCCGAAAAAGGCCCTGCCAAATTAATAATAATATCTATATCCTTTAAATGTTGAATTATTTCAGAAGAAGACTCAAGGGAAAAAAGACGACTTTCTAACTCTAATTTTTGAGCCATTTCTTTGACATTATTTCCTCTTCCTGCTAAGATTGGCTTCAAACCAACTTTTATAGCTTCTTTGGCAAGTAGCTTTCCTACATAACCAGATGCACCATAAATAAGAATTTTGTTCATATTCATAACTTAAGAATTTTTATTTTTTTCTAAAAGAACTTTTAATGCTTTGTTGTGTTCTAAAAAGGCATTTTCCATTTTTTGTAATAACTTTTTGGGAATAAAAAATGAAAAAAGACCTGTGAAATATTCACCATGCAAAAGTTCAGTGGTTTGATTATCTATTTTTCGTAATTTGTAGTAATGTTTTCCTGCCATTAAAAAACTAGCTCCTTGTACGCCTTTCCAAGTGAGTTGATTGTAAGGAACAAAAGCAATTATTTTAGGAGAATAGGTATTACCTAATGGAATAATGTATGTTTTTATGGTTTGTCCTTCTGCTAAATTTCCTTCCAGCTTACCTACTAAAGGATTCCAATTTGGATAGTTTTCTGTATCTACTAAAGCTGTCCAAACTGTTTCTAAAGGCGAGTTTATTGTGATTTTGGTGTGATACTGTTTCATTTTACCAGAATAAGAAAATAATTAGTTACTTTTTTGAGTTCGAAGAGCCAAACCTCTCCAAGTTGCTCCTAACAAATCAGCCGAAGCAATCAAAATCAGCATCTTGCTTTGGTTCATTATAAAAACCAAAGCAAGAGTAGCCAAAAAGAAGAAAATATGACTTGTACCAGTAACCGTAAAAAAAGCCGTTCGTTAGTGGTCAGAAGATTGAAATAATATATTCCTAGTACGTGTGAAAATGCCTAAAATGCTTATCCAAATTTTATTGATAGATTCAAAACCAAATATTCTTACTAAAAAATGAGGAAGTAGTAGGATTGTCTCTACCATTAAAAATAAATGAAAAATTGATAATACAGATTTACTCGTAAATATAATATAGAATTTAAAATTGAGTCAGAAAAAATTATTTTACTCTATACCAATATTGTGTTCTTCCCATTAAAGAAAAACCAATATAACCACGTACTTTGAGTTTATCATTTGATTCTAATTCTACTTGACAACTATATGTTTTGCCATTATTGGGGTCTAATATTTCACCGTCTTCCCATTCTTTATCCGATTCTTTTTTCAAATCCCAAAGAATTTCCATTCCTAGAATTTTTTGATTTTTGCGTTTACCACTACATTCAGTACAAAGGCTATTTTCATCTCTGCCTTCTTGTAATAACTCTACAAGTTTTCCATGAACTTTTCCATTGACTTCATAGATTTCAATAATCGAACTTGGTTTTTGGGTTTCGTCATCGATAGTTTTCCATTTTCCCAAAATAGCTTGGTTTGGATTGTTAGAAGTAAAGCCAAAAACAACAAAACAAAGGATACTAAAAAGCAATATTTTTGATATAAGATTCATCTTAATTAGGTGTTTTGTGTGAATTAAATTAAAAAGGAAGAAATTAAATTTTATAAGAAGATTTTACCAAAGAATAAAAAGCCGTTTCAGGAAGTAATCTTTTTGCAGGTAAAAGTATGTTAGCAGGATAAGCGATTGGATAACGCATTTTATTAGAATTGCTATTGGCAGCCTTAAAAATTGTTTTGGCTACTTCTATCGAATCTGCACCTTTATCGCCTGCATCTTGACTTACTTTTTCACATTTTTCGACAAAATTGTCATACGCATCCGTATAATCTGGCGTACTAAAAGCTCGGCTACGACCATAAAAATCGGTCTTTATTGCACCTGGTTCAATAATTTTGAGTTGAATATTAAACTGTGCAACTTCATATTGAAGCGATTCTGTAAACCCTTCAACTGCCCATTTTGTAGCATGGTAAATGCTATACAATGGAAAAGCAACACGTCCACCCACACTAGCAATCTGAATAATTTTACCTCCATTTTGCTCACGCATCAATTTTATAGCCTCACGAGTAATTCGCATTAATCCAAAAACATTGGTATTAAACTGACTTTCAATAAATTCATCGCTCATCGATTCAAAAACTCCATCTGCACCAAAACCTGCATTATTTACAACGACATCTATTCTACCAAAATCTTTTTTTGCTGAGGCTAAAGCAGTTTCGATAGTTTCATTTTTGGTCACATCTAACTCATAGAGTTTTATGGAAGAGTTTTTTTGTAATTCTGTTTCTCTTGAAGGTGTACGCATTGTTGCTGCTACATTCCATCCTTTTTCGGCAAAATAAAGAGCTGCATCTCTTCCAATTCCTGTTGATGCACCTGTAATTAAAATGGTCTTTTTCATAGTTTTGATGAATTTAAATGA
This is a stretch of genomic DNA from Bernardetia sp. MNP-M8. It encodes these proteins:
- a CDS encoding SRPBCC domain-containing protein, which encodes MKQYHTKITINSPLETVWTALVDTENYPNWNPLVGKLEGNLAEGQTIKTYIIPLGNTYSPKIIAFVPYNQLTWKGVQGASFLMAGKHYYKLRKIDNQTTELLHGEYFTGLFSFFIPKKLLQKMENAFLEHNKALKVLLEKNKNS
- the bioD gene encoding dethiobiotin synthase, whose translation is MQHQYFISAIGTDSGKTFVSAILVEALKAHYWKPIQAGLPKDTDQVKNLVSNTESVFLKERFCLTAPMSPHAAANIDNININLSDFELPKESQDKNLIVEGAGGLFVPISYGQNGKADYVIDIIEKLSLPLILVCNLYLGSINHTILSLEAIKNRNIKLKGIIFNGESNPESEQIIENYILHQLDSKVLLRIKQEKEISQETVKKYAQQIGW
- a CDS encoding saccharopine dehydrogenase NADP-binding domain-containing protein, encoding MNMNKILIYGASGYVGKLLAKEAIKVGLKPILAGRGNNVKEMAQKLELESRLFSLESSSEIIQHLKDIDIIINLAGPFSATARPLIEAGLETKTHYLDIAGEVPEFQLVHSYTQKAKEAGILLLSGAGFGVVPTDLAANLAKENLPDATHLKIAYTTIGGVSRGTLKTVLKDINKEGVIRQNGSLQKAKPAFKAMTFESQNKKYEAVYNPWRADLFTAGISTSIPNIETYSTFPAPIVSMMKGKLLWLRNFILNNLINFLPEGSSEKELKNGKTIVFAEAKNEQGKTSNIEIIGSEAYLFTVQAILFIIKTMQEKNDLPVGFQTPVTAFGTKTLQKISSLQVKVI
- a CDS encoding M13 family metallopeptidase, coding for MRHSIYKIGAVTLGLTIGLGLTSCNEPKKSTATEATEEVATDKKPTDYLAIDLANFDTTVRPQDDFFMFVNGNWLKNNPIPASETRWTSFSEILERNREILKRVAENAANNTSASPTSAEGHVAAFYKSGMNEEKREEMGLKPMEIYLEAINKAATLEEFLKVSADQKSVAGGLFSMYVTADEKNSSTNALYLNQGGTSLPKSYYEVADLKEKLNAFEKHVANMFVLMGENEETAAKKAQHVVAIETALAKVSRTPAERRDTEKNYNKMTFAELQKLSPNVDWKAHLSDVGVQNIESVENVILGTPEFFTGLSKILKSNSLDALKDYQKYQLASSFSNFLNSAFEKEAFDFYNKTMRGQNEMQERWKLVLNVIDRSVGHSLGQLYVKEAFSPKAKERAEIMINDVRAGFEDHIKSLEWMGEDTKKQALTKLSAITTKIGYPDTWKTYEGLELSEDNYAQNFMNASNWWLKDNLAKVGQPVDKEEWHMTPSTVNAYYNPTSNEIVFPAGILQPPFFSEYADDAVNYGGIGAVIGHEISHGFDDQGSQYDAEGNMNNWWTDTDKEKFKERTTSLINQYSEYTVLEDINVKGDATLGENIADLGGMAVAYDALQKAWARDGKPENESGFTPEQRFFISWAQIWRVNFTDDELRNRIETDYHSPGMFRANGPLSNFDPFFTAFDVKEGDKMRREKQIVIW
- a CDS encoding DMT family transporter codes for the protein MENSTPSSSVSTSKIDDLFAKIGISKGILYMLFAIFCFAIMNLIVKMLPHIPAMEIILFRSSVSFVICVIGLKMQKVKGLGTNKKILFLRGLFGGMALFLFFTTIQNIPLASAITLHYLSPIFTAIIAWLILGERLVPLQWLFFLISFIGVTMVKGFDERVDTIYFVMAIAAAFLAGCAYNCIRKLKTSEHPLMVILYFPLVTLPIASLYCIFYEWTMPVGIDWLYLLLIGILTQIAQLYMTKAYQVEEAAKVASVSYTGIVYALGFGFLFFHEVFNIYVAIGIGLMLLGVILNVTFKSKNKEITELDDKILDR
- a CDS encoding DUF2147 domain-containing protein gives rise to the protein MNLISKILLFSILCFVVFGFTSNNPNQAILGKWKTIDDETQKPSSIIEIYEVNGKVHGKLVELLQEGRDENSLCTECSGKRKNQKILGMEILWDLKKESDKEWEDGEILDPNNGKTYSCQVELESNDKLKVRGYIGFSLMGRTQYWYRVK
- a CDS encoding AAA family ATPase yields the protein MMFRNKKSEEKLYKFKDLKIYSSPEWLANGMRKYRTVFESIETSYLYVELSFYNKLFDVEEWEAAILLKCYRLSSRKEREIVCEINVNQVISPQNNIVNIREGWGNDEVGTFWTRGDYVWEAYIDGEIFGTKPFYIESGGPVTTQNNPYFEMQTIKLYEGTQDGVDEENRVYHKQFSATEARYIWVEFNFENLQEDDFYCELTFNIYNETRQLKGQTIEIKKVEQDEDFVEIISGYGSDVKGSWIRGHYTLEVIFMDRLIAIVPFEVGKKFVIGNTVIYPPSSFLTGRAYSNPAKENEEDEEETYEQVVERLNNLIGLKDLKKRIHDYTSYLQFTQIRQDKGLKEDKNLNLHLVFKGNPGTGKTTIAQMMGKIYHHLGLLSTGELHEVGRAELIGQYIGQTAPKVKDIIDRARGGVLFIDEAYSLVRSGEDSKDYGQEVIEILVKEISDGKGDIAIVLAGYTQPMETLLESNPGLKSRFPVQFEFPDYTPHELLEIAQLTEKESDLQFTPEALHILSKKITEEYRKRDTTFGNARFVKTTIREAKMNLGVRIMKIENPKELSKTELSTVHVADVAHLTAGKTVTPLLLSIDEEELQRSMAELHALVGLSEVKKRINELIALVRFYQQTGRNVLNQFSLHMLFKGNPGTGKTTVARILATIYRALGILERGHLVECDRQSLVAGFVGQTAIKTQEKINSAIGGILFIDEAYSLTSDSKTQNDFGKEALETILKQMEDKRGEFIVIAAGYTQNMEQFVEMNPGLKSRFDRTIIFKDLTTEELLEVAEGYFEKEKLTLTAETKEYLQNQVTVLHAQRDKYFGNARTIRTIAGEAVRQQHLRMASLPEAERTEQIMQTLEKIDLEKVNFNYEELTGKRRMGFKM
- a CDS encoding RluA family pseudouridine synthase, translating into MEKDIVTIYTTEKHTVPQQLNSPIRLQEYGVGIFALIPTKSAFKKALKKNYITVNSKPATTATFITGGETIILSLPKEEKIKREFIFPLKVLFEDEYLAIIHKPAGILVSGNSFKTIANALPQNLKKSNLDDATIPQPVHRLDYGTTGVLLVGKTASSIRALNKLFEDKEIQKNYYAVAIGKMKEKQGVINTEVDEKESKSNYQVIESVVSPRFKFLNLVKLEPKTGRRHQLRIHLSSIGNPILGDKEYGIENLILNGKGIYLHAYSLEFIHPSTKQKIYIEDKLPPKFLKLFTL